The Sporosarcina sp. Marseille-Q4943 genome includes the window TTTCGACATCAAAGTTCAGTCCGACTGTTTTAGCCTGATCTGCAACATTGTCCAACATCTTCTTCGCTTCATCCAAGCTCATGCCATACTTCTTCGCTAGGTCTTCCGGTACCGACCTACCTGCTCCTACAGGCGTATTCGGATCTAATTGGAACGCCTTGAACACCACTTCCGTGCTGCCTTCCAAGTTCGTTGCCTTCAGCGCTTCTTCCAATCTTCGTTTCCCGATATAACAAAACGGGCAAACATAGTCTGACCAAATTTCAATTTTCACGACACATGACCACCTTTCATCTCCCATTTTAGATTTCATTCAAAATGGCAACAATGAATATGCCTGTTGCTATTGTTATCGAAGATTAATTGGAGGGCTGAACATGTACAATTCACTATGGTTAAAGACCGCTTATCCGCGGGATTCCTACCCCGCTTTAGACAAAGATCTATCATGCGATGTTTGCATTATCGGCGGAGGCTTGAGCGGAATTGCGAACGCTTATTTTCTTGCCAAGGAAGGAAAAGACGTCATCCTGCTGGAGAAAGATGAAATCCTGTGCGGTGCAACAGGCAATTCAACAGGAAAATTGACGGCGCAACATGACATCGTCTATGCAAACTTGATCAAACAGTTTGGCCGCGACAATGCAAGGACCTATTATGATGTGAACCGTGAAGCTGTCCTGTTCGGAAGGTCTTTTGCTGAAGGGGATGAACTGAGGAACGCGGATTCCATCCTGTTCTCACAAACCAAGTATGGGACTGAATTGCTTCAAGATGAAAAGCGAGCGTACGATGACATTGGTATTGTAGGAGAGTTGGGTAGGAATAGCGAGCTTCCTTTGAAAACGGAAGCGACCTTGACAATGAGAGACGAGACGCAGATCCACCCCGTCCGCTTCGGTCAACATCTGGCCAAACTAGCCATGCAAGCAGGAGCCCGCATTTTCGAGAAAACGGATGTGCGTTTGATGGACTTAAAAAAACGCCTGCTCTATACGCAGTCAGAACACGAAATCCAATTCAATGAACTTGTTCTTTGCACGCATTATCCAATAGAAGCGATCAGAGGATTGCAAATCTTGAAGTTGATTGTCGGCCGGTCCTATATCGTTTCCGCGCAGGCTAACATGCCCTTGACTGGCCAATATATTTCGGTCGATAATCCGAAACGTTCTGTAAGGACGGTTTATATCGACGGAAAAACGCATTTCCTTTTATCCGGCGAAGGGCATCAGGCAGGGATGGAGAAAGAGACGCAAGTACATTATGAAACATTGTCCTCCGAATTGAGGAATATCTATCAACTTGACGCGATGAAATACGGCTGGTCTGCACAAGACCCGCAGACGCCAGACCTTATTCCGTATGCAGGCTGTATTTCGAAGAGCATGCCCTATGTCTACTTGAACACGGGATTCAGAAAATGGGGGCTGTCCAACTCAATCGTCAGTGCCCGGATCATCAGCGACCAGATTGTCGGACGGCAAAATAAGGCGGCCTCGCTCTATGCACCTGACCGCACAGGTTTCGGTTCATTTCTCGTACATGCTTTGAAGAATACAGGGCTTGTGCTGAAAGAATTCACAGGCGGGCATATTTCCAGGACGAACTCCCCTATTTGTACACATATGGGATGCAGGACGCGTTGGAATGAAGCCGACCAGACGTGGGACTGTCCTTGCCATGGATCCCGTTTCCGGAAGGATGGCTCCGTCCTTGAAGGCCCTGCAACGAAGCCATTAGATTTGGGATAGGCGCTTCCCTTGTTTTCCAGTATACTGTCCAAAAGGAGTGACTCATATGTCCTTGCGGAAAATCATACGGAAGCAGGAAACAGTTGATGACCGTTACCCGTTTACTCTCGATATTATCCGGAATTTCGATTCTCTTTCCCTTGAATCGCCCGTTACAATCATTGCGGGCGACAATGGCAGCGGGAAGACGACTCTTCTGGAAGGGATTGCGGCTGCGGCAGGCAGCATCCTGATCAGCGGCGAGCATATGGAAAGGGACCATTCCCTCTCCCCCGCTTTTGATTTTGCAAATGATTTAAAACTCATCTGGGATGAAAAGACGAATAATGGTTTCTTTTTCAGGGCTTCCGATTTTATTACGTATACGCGGAGTCTTGCGATCATTCGCGAAGAGGCCCGAGCGAAAGCGGAGGAAATCAAACGGCGCGATCCTTACAGCCTGGAGATTCTTCCATACGCTCGAACCTATCATGAGTTGCGTAATCTATACGGGGATGGGCTCGAGAAAAGGTCCCATGGCGAAAGTTTTTTTGACTTGTTCCAAGCTAGATTCCGCCCCGGCGGCTTTTACATACTTGATGAGCCGGAGGCGCCTTTATCGCCACAAAACCAATTGTCGCTCCTTGCGATGATCCACGACATGACGAAAGAGGGCGCCAAATTCCTCATCTCGACGCATTCCCCTATCTTCATGGCCTATCCTGACGCGGACTTGTATGAAATCCAGGATGGCGAGCTTGTCCGCTCCACGTTCGAGGAAATGACCCACGTCCAGCTGACACGGGATTTCTTGAACGCCCCGGACCGTTATTTACGGCATTTATTTGAATGAAAAAGAAGCGGAGGGAGTTTATCTCACCTTCCGCTTCTTATATATTTTTACTCACCTATTACTTCAATGCTTCTGTCAGAACAGGCACGATTTGCTTCTTTCTCGAGACAACACCCTTGAAGACTGTCGTATTGTTCGTCAATGGGACGTTGAATGCGGCACAAGCGCGCTCAGCTGCTGTGCCGAGGGCAATGACAGCCGAATCGTTGTTCAGGATGTCCGTTACGACAAATAAGAACAGATCCAACCCTTTTTCTTCGATGATGCTGTTCAATAGAACTTCAATCTCAGGTTGACGGTCCATAACATCATTGACTTCAATCGCATTCACTTGCGCGATTTCAATCTTCGCGTCCCCGATCGTGAATTCCTTCGCATCAAGCGAGACGAGTTCCTCAAGCGATTTTCCGCTCAAGTCTGCGCCAGCCTTCAACATTTCCAGGCCATATGTTTGCGCATCCACTTCCGCAATTGCAGCCAATTCTTCAGCCGCTGCGCGATCCTCTTCCGTGAATGTCGGCGACTTGAAAAGCAGTGAATCGGAAATGATTGCAGAAAGCATAAGTCCCGCAATGTCTTTTGGAATGTCGACGCCATTTTCCTTATAGAGCTTTTTCAGGATTGTCGCCGTGCAGCCTACCGGTTCCGCGCGATAATAGAGCGGATCCGCCGTTTGGAAATTCGCGATCCGGTGATGATCTACAACTTCGATGACTTGTACTTCATCCAGATCATCGACGCTCTGCTGCTTTTCATTATGATCGACAAGAATGACTTGCTGTGCTTCCGGCGCAGCTTTTTCAATTAATCGTGGAGCTTCAAAGCCAAATTGACCGAGCGCGTATGCCGTTTCACCTGAAATGGAACCGAGTCGCACCGCTTCTGCGTCCATTCCAAGCTGTTGTTTCAAATAAGCATAGCTGATCGCCGACGTAATCGAATCGGTGTCAGGGTTTTTATGTCCAAATACTAATACTTTTCCCATCGTAATCCTCCTACATGTCTATTCCTTGTTATTCTATCACAAAGGTTTGCTGAACAAAATTGCAGCAAGCTCTTCTTTGTTTACTAGAAAATCTGCAATCGTATACTTGTCCAGCACCGCCAAATATGCGGCAAGCGCTTCATGCAATGCACCTTTCAACCTGCATGCAGACGAAAGGATACATTGATTGCCATCTTCACGGAAACATTCGACGAGGTAAAAATCATCCTCCGTTTTCCGTATGAGCTCTCCTACATTTATTTCTTCGGGCTTCACGTTTAGGCGAATACCGCCTCCACGGCCGCGCACCGTTTCGATAAGTCCCATCTTCCCTAATTCATGGACGACTTTCGTCAGATGGTTTTTGGAGATTTGGTATCGATCCGAAATTTCCTGGATGGTCGAAAGCTCTCCGGCTTCCTTTGTGCCTAAATACATGAGCACACGCAATGAAAAATCTGTATATAATGTTAACCGCATAATCCCACCGCCATTCACCACCCTATTATAAGCGATTATGTCAGTATCGTGAAAGAAATGTGTCTAAAATTTTACATCAACATTAAAGATGTATTTAAAATATATCTTTAACGAAAATAATCGTTTATAGTGGAATTAACAAAAGAAGAAAGGTTGTGCACCTTATGCTATCCCAAAAAACAATTGATATTGTAAAATCGACAGTTCCAGTTCTAGAACAACATGGTAAAACAATTACTTCAGTCTTTTATAAAAATATGTTCGCCGCTCATCCAGAGCTTTTGAATATTTTTAACCATGCAAACCAATCGAAAGGCCGTCAGCAAACAGCACTTGCCAATGCGGTCTACGCAGCAGCGGCAAACATCGACAATCTAGGAGCCATCATCCCGGCAGTTGTCCAAATTGCCCATAAACACCGTTCATTAGGCATTGAAAAAGAACATTATCCGATCGTTGGCTATCATCTCCTTGGAGCGATCAAAGAAGTGCTTGGTGACGCGGCAACTCCTGAGATCATCGCAGCTTGGGGTGAAGCATACGGAGTCATCGCCGACGCATTCATCGGCATTGAGCAGGATATGTACGACAAAGCCGAAGATGCTGAAGGCGGCTGGAGAACATTTAAGGAATTCGTCATCGTCGACAAAGTCCCGGAAAGCGACGTTATTACATCCTTCTACTTGAAACCGGCGGACGGCGAAAAGCTGCCTATGTACAAACCTGGCCAATACATTACAGTACGCTTCCAGATCCCTGGCGACGAGTATATGTTGAATCGCCAATACAGCTTGTCCCAAGCTCCAGGAAAAGACACATTCCGGATTTCGGTCAAACGGGAAGATGAATGTGTTCCGAACGGCAAGGCTTCCGTCCACCTTCATCGAAACGTGAACATTGCCGATAAAATCGAAGTAAGTGCACCGGCAGGAGATTTCTATTTAGATACGGAAAGCACTTCACCTGTCGCATTGATCAGCGGAGGTGTCGGCATTACACCGATGATGGCGATGTACGAAACAATTGCAAATACTACACCAGAACGTCCTGTTGCATTCCTTCATTCAGCACGTACGCGCAAGCACCAGGCATTTGACGAAGTTTTACGCAGCATGACCAATTCACTTCCAAATTCAACATACGAAGTGCTTTATTCCGAAGAAGGCGACGGGTTCATCAACAGTGAATTCCTTGCGAAACATATAGCGGAAGGCAGCGACGTGTACGTCTGCGGACCGACTCCATTTATGCAAGCAGTCATCTCCGCATTGCACCAAATCGGATTCCCAGAAGAAAAAATTCATTTCGAATTCTTCGGACCGAAGGAAGAGCTAGAACTGCAACACGCTTAATACAATAAAAAAACGCGGTTCCCTCTAACGGGAGCCGCGTTTTTACTGTTGTCATTCTTATCGTTTAACCTTCTCAGGCAATCTGAATGAGGAAACAATCAAAATACCTGAAAGTAGTAATCCTAAATAACCGATCAATGGATAGAAATGAGCGACAAGGTTTTTGAACCCTAAGAAGCTTAGCGCAAATCCGATCAGTAAAGTAATCAACACAAACATCTTGAAGTTTCTCGTTCCAATCTTCACGAAACGGGCGCCAAATGCATAGAACATGCTGACAGCCGTATTGAAAATCATTCCGTACAATACAAAAGCCATAAATGTCGCAAGGGCTGGAGAGATATCATTAATGATTGCCAGCATCGGCAAATTCGAATCCGCGACGACATCCACTTTGGAGAAGATTGCCAAATGGCTTAGCAAAATTAGAATCCCCAAACCTAAACCGCCGACCAATCCACCAAGCGCAGCTGTCCTTTCATCCTTCTCCGCTCCGCCCATTACCAATGACATGGATGCGCCAACCGCAATATTAAACGATACGTAGTTCACTGCAGACATAAACCAGTTCGGCAATGTCGTCTTCACATCATTCGCGATCGGATCAAGCACCGCAAACGACGTATCCATCGTCACTAAGCAATAGATCGAAACTCCGACGACCGCAATAATGAGAAATGGAGTAATACTACCGATAACGGCTACAACTTTATCAACATTCAATAGGATTGTAATGAACACAAGTACAACCATGAGCAGGCTTCCGACGAATGGAGGGACGCCAAATTGTTGCTCTAGATTTGAACCGGCTCCCGCCACCATGACGGTACCCACTCCAAATAATGTAAAAATAATGATATAGTCAATGATTGTTCCTAAGTAACGTCCGCTGATCTTATAAATGACTTCCTTATGTGATGTCGTACGCAACCGGCTGCCGAGCCTCGTCAACACCATGCCGATGTATGCGAATAAAGCAGTGGAGACAATTGCAGCAGCAATCCCCATCATTCCGAAGCTTGTGAAATACTGCAAAATCTCCTGCCCGGAAGCGAAGCCGGCACCGACGATAATTCCAATGAAAGCGCTTCCCATTTTTATAATTTTTTTCATGCTGTTTTTCCCCCTTGGTGTCCCCGAAAAAAACCGGTCATCTACTAAATAATCCGAATTTTCAACGTGAATTAACTTGTCCCGTTTCAATTTAACATGCTATTCACTTCATTTCAACATAATATTTTTTCTTTATTTTTACATTCGTAAATGAACAAAAAAAGAGCCGTCCCTATTAGGGAACGACCCTGTTTCATCATTTTTCCAGTAATTTTTTCGACTCGCGGATGAACGCCGGCAAGTCGTCTGGCGTCCGGCTCGTCACCAATTGATTCTGGCAAACGACGACCTCTTGATCCGCATAGTTGGCACCTGCATATTCCATATCGACTTTAATGGACTTATAACCAGTCGCATCGCGGCCTTCCAAAGTCTTCGCCGTCAGCAACAGCTGAGGTCCATGGCAAATGGCGAAAACCGGCTTTTTATCATCCATGAACTTTTTCGTGAATTGGACGAATCGGTCATCCGCCCGCAGCTGATCCGGCGAAAAGCCTCCCGGGATGAACAGAGCATCGAAGTCGTCAGCCGAGGCATCTGCGATCCCGACGTCAATCTTGACCGTAGACTCCCCTTGCTTGCCCTTCACTTCCTTGCCGGCTTCCTTCTCGATAGCGACGACTTCATGTCCCGCTTCCTCGAACGCCTTCGCCGGTTCCGTGTACTCCGAGTCTTCGAATAGATTCGTGATAACTGTAGCAATTCTAGCCATTCAATCATCCGCCCTTTCAATTATCGTAGCCTTATTACTATTCCACACTGTAGGGCTACTAAACTTAAGGGCGGTACTTTGAGACATAAGGATTATCCTTTTCAAAAAATCTCCATGGATAATGGACGGCTTCACCCGAATTCCCGATCCCTACACGGGGACCCGTTTCGATTTCGCTTGCCCCTGGCCCTTCGGCAATGAATAGCGGCTCGTCCGCCCAATGATGTCCATAATACTTCATCGTCACACCGAGCGCTTTCGACAGCTTCCCTGGCCCATTCGTCCAATCCTTCATCTTCAAATGCGGACCGCGGTTGTCCCGCATGAGCTCGAGCCCTTCAACCGGTTCTGCCGCGCGGATGAGGACAGCATGCGGCGTTCCAATCGGGCCGCTGACGACATTCATCAACGTATGTGTGTGCATTTGATACGTATATACAAGCCCTGGCGCACCAAACATGATGTCCGTCCGTTTCGTCCGCCGGTTCCCGAAACTGTGGGCTGCACGATCCTCAGGTCCATGATATGCTTCCGTCTCCACAATCCTTGCTACAATCACCCCATCCGGATGTTCATGCACAATATGTTGTCCGATAAGATTCCGCGCAAGGTCCAACACATGCGGTTCAAAAAACGATTTATCAATTGGCTCGTACATTCGAATCCTCCATCCGTGGTGATTTTCACGCTTTACAGCGATTTTGTAATCACTAATTTCCTGTACATCGCCGAGATTTCTGGGTTCTTTTTTTCCCACTCTATATTTTTCGGCTTGGGGATTTTGAATTGCTTCTCCATCTCCCTCATTAATCCGACCAGCAGCATATCTCTCTTTGGTCGGTCTGCAAAGATGATTTCCTCATATTCTCTTTGATAATCCGCCAGCGATTTCTTGGCTGCCATTTCAATTTTCCTCCGACTTATTTCTAGAAAGTTTCTTTCTTCATATTTATCTTATCCTTTAAACCTACAACTATGATACCGTCACGACAATCCTTGCCCTTCCGCAAACTCCTTATAGAGCGAATGGGACTTAATTAATTCGTCATGCGTGCCAATCCCCGTAATGCGTCCTGCTTCTACAAAGATGAGCTGGTCCGCGTCGATCACCGTCGACAACCGATGCGCGATGATGAGCGTCGTACGTCCTTCCATGAGCCGTTGAAGCGCCTCTTGAACATGTGTTTCTGACCCGCTGTCCAAATTTGAAGTCGCTTCGTCCAGCAATAGAATTTCCGGATCATGCAATAACGCCCTCGCAATCGCAATCCGTTGTCGTTGGCCGCCCGATAGCTTCATTCCCCTCTCGCCTACAAGCGTTTCAAAGCCATCCGCCATCTCTTCGATGAACCGGAGTGCATTCGCCGCCTCCGCAGCCTTCCGCACTTCCTCGAGTGATGGGCGCTCCTCTAAACCGTACGCAATATTATCCAAGATCGTTCCACTCAACAACGGACTTTCCTGCGACACATAACCGATCCGTTTCCGCCAATCGGACAAGGCGATATCCGCAATCAGCGTGCCACCTATCGAAATGACACCCGCCGTCGGCAAATAAAAGCGTTCGATCAAAGAGAAGATCGTCGTCTTCCCTCCGCCGCTCGGTCCGACAAACGCGGTGACCGTTCCGGGTTTCGCCTGGAATGAAATCCCTTCCAAAACCTGCTTTCCACTCTCATATGAGAAGCTAACTGATTCGAACTGAATACTTCCATCCGGCACAATAGCGACGCCTTCTGCCCGCTCGCTGTCCATGCTTAAAATCTGCTGGATCCGCTCAGTCGCACCGACCGCCTTCTGGAAAATCGTAAATACTTGTGCCATCTGCGCAAACGGAATAATGATCTGGAACATGAGAAAGATGATTGCGACTAGCGTTCCCGCAGACAACACACCTTTCGAAACTTGCGCACCGCCGTAGCCTAATATGACGACCAAAATGCTCATCATCACAAGCGTCATGACCGGCGAAATGATCGCCTGGATCCTCGCTTCCTTCAATCCGAATAAAAACAGCGATTGTATCGCCTTATCACCTCTCGCCCCTTCATTCGGCTCTGCCCGGTACGCCTTCACTAACCGGATATCGCCAAGCACCCGGCCGAGATGACCCGAGAATTTTGCCATCTCCCCTTGGGTCGCCTTCGCAATTTTATGCATGATCCTGCCGAGCGGAAAAATGATCGCCATGCTGACAGGAATGCTGATCAACATGATCAGTGTCATCTTCCAATCCAAATACAACAGGATCGCAACTGCTCCGATAATTGAAATGATACCCGTAATGAACGACACGAGATGGTCCGATACCAATTGCTTCAGCATCGTCGTATCCTGGGTGATCCGGCTCATCGTTTCACCGGTTTCATTCTCATCGTAATAGGCTACAGGAAGCCGCAGCACCTTGCCCCATATTTTGCTTCGCAAATCTGCAACAATCGTTTCACCGATGAACGCGAGTAAATAATACGAAACGCCACCCAACACAGCCTGCAAAATGAAAACAGTAAATAGGAACACTGCCGTTTTCCAATCAAATGATGCCGTTGTCAATGAATCGACGAGTTCCCTCGTCACTAACGGAACCGCCAAGCTCGCCGCTGTCGAAAATAAAGCAAGAACGAGAGCAATCGCCGTCTTCCCCTTCGGCCACTTCAGCTGGCGCAATAAACCGATGAATTCCTTCATCGATCCCTTCGTTTTCAATTCACTTTCCATCCACTCACCTTCTTCTCTTCCCCAAATACGCATAAACTTGTCCAAACGCGCATAAATGTCTCTACAAACGCATAAATCGTTCCAATCACTCATAATAAGAAATACTTACGCATAAATCCTTCTAAAAGCTCATAAACGCGTACAAATGCGCATAAACGATAAAGACTACCAGCCTTATCTATCTAATTAGAGTACATATCCATTTTTCCACTTCCCGCGGCGACCTCAAAATAACCACTTCCGCCTCACTCCGCTGAAGCATCTGCAAAACACCCGGACGCTTCTTCTTCGGATACGTCCATATGAACTTCACAAATTCCCAATCGACTTTCTCCAGGCAGCCTTCCGCCATATCAGGCCGCGTCTTCCCCCGATACATCCATCTGCGCTTGAAAACCCTGGAGAGGCATAGCCAGTTCGGGAAGTCGAGGAAGATGACGAGATCAGCATATTGAGCCCGCATCTCAATCGTGGAGTTGAAATTTCCATCGATGATCCATGCGGGCTTTTCAAGTTCGCTCTGAAGTTTTTCCAAAAATTCGGGCTTAGGGGTCGGCACCCATCCTTCATTCCAGAAAAGGGCGTCCAAGTGAAGGACCGGCAATCGCAGTCGTTCCGCAAGCTTGATTGATAACGTCGATTTTCCTGCGCCGCTGCATCCGATTACAAGAATCCGCTGAAATCGTTTTTCACTCATTCCGCACATCCTCCAAAAACTGCCCTATCTTCAGCCAGTCCGCCTCCAAGTCAGGTCGGTGGGACGGTCGATAAAAGACAGCTGCCGGATGGAAAGTGGGCACAATCCGGTACAAACGGCTCGTCCACTCATACGTAGTGGCATCCAGATCGGGGAGAAACCGGACCGGCCGCTCCAGCAATTGACCGTGCAGCTCCGTCACTTTCGCATCTTTGCCGAGCAGCCTCTGC containing:
- a CDS encoding FAD-dependent oxidoreductase → MYNSLWLKTAYPRDSYPALDKDLSCDVCIIGGGLSGIANAYFLAKEGKDVILLEKDEILCGATGNSTGKLTAQHDIVYANLIKQFGRDNARTYYDVNREAVLFGRSFAEGDELRNADSILFSQTKYGTELLQDEKRAYDDIGIVGELGRNSELPLKTEATLTMRDETQIHPVRFGQHLAKLAMQAGARIFEKTDVRLMDLKKRLLYTQSEHEIQFNELVLCTHYPIEAIRGLQILKLIVGRSYIVSAQANMPLTGQYISVDNPKRSVRTVYIDGKTHFLLSGEGHQAGMEKETQVHYETLSSELRNIYQLDAMKYGWSAQDPQTPDLIPYAGCISKSMPYVYLNTGFRKWGLSNSIVSARIISDQIVGRQNKAASLYAPDRTGFGSFLVHALKNTGLVLKEFTGGHISRTNSPICTHMGCRTRWNEADQTWDCPCHGSRFRKDGSVLEGPATKPLDLG
- a CDS encoding AAA family ATPase, yielding MSLRKIIRKQETVDDRYPFTLDIIRNFDSLSLESPVTIIAGDNGSGKTTLLEGIAAAAGSILISGEHMERDHSLSPAFDFANDLKLIWDEKTNNGFFFRASDFITYTRSLAIIREEARAKAEEIKRRDPYSLEILPYARTYHELRNLYGDGLEKRSHGESFFDLFQARFRPGGFYILDEPEAPLSPQNQLSLLAMIHDMTKEGAKFLISTHSPIFMAYPDADLYEIQDGELVRSTFEEMTHVQLTRDFLNAPDRYLRHLFE
- a CDS encoding manganese-dependent inorganic pyrophosphatase, with amino-acid sequence MGKVLVFGHKNPDTDSITSAISYAYLKQQLGMDAEAVRLGSISGETAYALGQFGFEAPRLIEKAAPEAQQVILVDHNEKQQSVDDLDEVQVIEVVDHHRIANFQTADPLYYRAEPVGCTATILKKLYKENGVDIPKDIAGLMLSAIISDSLLFKSPTFTEEDRAAAEELAAIAEVDAQTYGLEMLKAGADLSGKSLEELVSLDAKEFTIGDAKIEIAQVNAIEVNDVMDRQPEIEVLLNSIIEEKGLDLFLFVVTDILNNDSAVIALGTAAERACAAFNVPLTNNTTVFKGVVSRKKQIVPVLTEALK
- a CDS encoding Rrf2 family transcriptional regulator, producing MRLTLYTDFSLRVLMYLGTKEAGELSTIQEISDRYQISKNHLTKVVHELGKMGLIETVRGRGGGIRLNVKPEEINVGELIRKTEDDFYLVECFREDGNQCILSSACRLKGALHEALAAYLAVLDKYTIADFLVNKEELAAILFSKPL
- the hmpA gene encoding NO-inducible flavohemoprotein, which gives rise to MLSQKTIDIVKSTVPVLEQHGKTITSVFYKNMFAAHPELLNIFNHANQSKGRQQTALANAVYAAAANIDNLGAIIPAVVQIAHKHRSLGIEKEHYPIVGYHLLGAIKEVLGDAATPEIIAAWGEAYGVIADAFIGIEQDMYDKAEDAEGGWRTFKEFVIVDKVPESDVITSFYLKPADGEKLPMYKPGQYITVRFQIPGDEYMLNRQYSLSQAPGKDTFRISVKREDECVPNGKASVHLHRNVNIADKIEVSAPAGDFYLDTESTSPVALISGGVGITPMMAMYETIANTTPERPVAFLHSARTRKHQAFDEVLRSMTNSLPNSTYEVLYSEEGDGFINSEFLAKHIAEGSDVYVCGPTPFMQAVISALHQIGFPEEKIHFEFFGPKEELELQHA
- a CDS encoding type 1 glutamine amidotransferase domain-containing protein, whose amino-acid sequence is MARIATVITNLFEDSEYTEPAKAFEEAGHEVVAIEKEAGKEVKGKQGESTVKIDVGIADASADDFDALFIPGGFSPDQLRADDRFVQFTKKFMDDKKPVFAICHGPQLLLTAKTLEGRDATGYKSIKVDMEYAGANYADQEVVVCQNQLVTSRTPDDLPAFIRESKKLLEK
- a CDS encoding DNA-3-methyladenine glycosylase, with amino-acid sequence MYEPIDKSFFEPHVLDLARNLIGQHIVHEHPDGVIVARIVETEAYHGPEDRAAHSFGNRRTKRTDIMFGAPGLVYTYQMHTHTLMNVVSGPIGTPHAVLIRAAEPVEGLELMRDNRGPHLKMKDWTNGPGKLSKALGVTMKYYGHHWADEPLFIAEGPGASEIETGPRVGIGNSGEAVHYPWRFFEKDNPYVSKYRP
- a CDS encoding ABC transporter ATP-binding protein, with amino-acid sequence MESELKTKGSMKEFIGLLRQLKWPKGKTAIALVLALFSTAASLAVPLVTRELVDSLTTASFDWKTAVFLFTVFILQAVLGGVSYYLLAFIGETIVADLRSKIWGKVLRLPVAYYDENETGETMSRITQDTTMLKQLVSDHLVSFITGIISIIGAVAILLYLDWKMTLIMLISIPVSMAIIFPLGRIMHKIAKATQGEMAKFSGHLGRVLGDIRLVKAYRAEPNEGARGDKAIQSLFLFGLKEARIQAIISPVMTLVMMSILVVILGYGGAQVSKGVLSAGTLVAIIFLMFQIIIPFAQMAQVFTIFQKAVGATERIQQILSMDSERAEGVAIVPDGSIQFESVSFSYESGKQVLEGISFQAKPGTVTAFVGPSGGGKTTIFSLIERFYLPTAGVISIGGTLIADIALSDWRKRIGYVSQESPLLSGTILDNIAYGLEERPSLEEVRKAAEAANALRFIEEMADGFETLVGERGMKLSGGQRQRIAIARALLHDPEILLLDEATSNLDSGSETHVQEALQRLMEGRTTLIIAHRLSTVIDADQLIFVEAGRITGIGTHDELIKSHSLYKEFAEGQGLS
- a CDS encoding adenylate kinase; this encodes MSEKRFQRILVIGCSGAGKSTLSIKLAERLRLPVLHLDALFWNEGWVPTPKPEFLEKLQSELEKPAWIIDGNFNSTIEMRAQYADLVIFLDFPNWLCLSRVFKRRWMYRGKTRPDMAEGCLEKVDWEFVKFIWTYPKKKRPGVLQMLQRSEAEVVILRSPREVEKWICTLIR